The proteins below come from a single Nitrospirota bacterium genomic window:
- the zapB gene encoding cell division protein ZapB — MLGTMVFRKTLFDDDQLMEQPNDLKKEAKPLEKLKNLEDKITTAIERVKTLKEEKTILERKIKELEGLLDEKNQETEQLRTEKNLIKSQLEGLLKEIETLDIE, encoded by the coding sequence ATGTTAGGAACGATGGTTTTCAGGAAGACCCTCTTTGACGACGACCAACTCATGGAGCAACCTAACGATTTAAAGAAGGAGGCAAAGCCATTGGAAAAACTCAAGAACCTTGAAGATAAAATCACCACAGCGATCGAGAGGGTAAAGACCCTCAAGGAAGAAAAAACCATTCTTGAAAGAAAGATAAAGGAACTCGAAGGACTGCTTGACGAGAAAAATCAGGAAACAGAGCAGCTCAGAACTGAAAAGAATCTGATTAAGAGCCAGCTTGAGGGCCTCCTCAAAGAAATCGAAACGCTCGACATAGAATAA
- a CDS encoding cell division protein ZapA, with amino-acid sequence MGSTEVYILGQKYTIKGDAPEEYIRELASYVDRKLKEVYSTSPNITPVKASILAALDIADELHKMRNQQEEITRHIEEKATKLASLFE; translated from the coding sequence ATGGGAAGTACCGAGGTCTATATATTAGGCCAGAAATATACCATCAAAGGGGATGCACCTGAGGAATATATCAGGGAACTCGCTTCCTATGTGGACAGGAAGCTGAAGGAAGTCTACAGCACCTCGCCCAATATCACCCCCGTGAAGGCCTCTATTCTTGCTGCACTCGACATTGCTGACGAGCTGCACAAGATGAGAAACCAGCAGGAGGAAATCACACGGCATATCGAAGAAAAGGCCACCAAACTGGCGTCTCTGTTTGAATAA
- a CDS encoding DUF47 family protein, which translates to MKIFPKETDFYSIFEKAAANVSHAATLFVGIMEHFTNLELWAKEVHELEQEGDVYTHDIIRKLNKTFITPFDREDIHALASRLDDILDLLWNAADRLTVFKLTDSTKHAIIMAKDLLATVEIVEKAIKKLKDKNYAHIQEYCIEINKLENKIDRGFRDALGHLFDEIKDPILIIKWKEIYEHLENASDRCEDVANILEAIVLKHA; encoded by the coding sequence ATGAAAATTTTTCCGAAAGAGACTGACTTCTATTCAATTTTCGAAAAGGCTGCGGCCAATGTCAGCCACGCGGCTACACTCTTCGTCGGAATCATGGAACATTTCACCAACCTTGAACTCTGGGCAAAAGAGGTGCATGAGCTCGAACAGGAAGGGGATGTATACACCCACGATATCATAAGAAAACTGAACAAAACCTTCATTACCCCGTTTGACAGGGAAGATATTCATGCACTCGCATCGAGACTGGACGATATCCTTGACCTTCTCTGGAATGCTGCAGACAGGCTTACCGTCTTCAAACTCACGGACTCCACAAAGCACGCGATTATTATGGCAAAGGATCTTCTTGCAACAGTTGAGATAGTAGAGAAGGCGATAAAGAAGCTGAAAGATAAGAACTACGCCCATATCCAGGAATACTGCATTGAGATCAACAAACTCGAAAACAAGATAGACAGGGGGTTCAGAGACGCCCTCGGTCACTTATTCGACGAGATAAAAGACCCCATCCTGATAATTAAATGGAAGGAAATTTATGAGCATCTTGAGAACGCATCCGACAGGTGCGAAGATGTGGCCAACATTCTGGAAGCTATTGTCCTGAAGCATGCTTGA
- the mnmA gene encoding tRNA 2-thiouridine(34) synthase MnmA gives MRSICYSVHMAKVILGMSGGIDSSVTAHLMKRQGFEVAGVSMIMCEEENAQNLPACCSTGAIGEAARNAHHLGVKHTVIDVREEFSQKVTKPFVTAYLAGLTPNPCVLCNRFIKFPALKREADRQEAEYIATGHYARVRPQGISGDQAAQRSDGSRLHDALFLEKGVDRKKDQSYVLYILKQEELGKLMLPLGGYRKEEVRKIAREINLPGAERDESQEICFIENKQYIPFIEKHAHVARNPGPIRDLHGNAIGTHRGIYGYTIGQRKGLGIASPFPLYVIQIDVRNNTIYAGPRDAAASREFLVSTLNWIIDPLHIRSMEEGVRNGFMSSEKPVNTTFRASVKVRSTMKEQPAVIHIADIDAHGTVRVVFDEPQWAPAPGQSAVFYHGDIVIGGGVII, from the coding sequence TTGAGGTCAATCTGTTATAGTGTACATATGGCAAAAGTTATCCTGGGAATGAGCGGCGGAATTGATTCTTCGGTTACGGCACATCTCATGAAAAGACAGGGCTTTGAAGTGGCAGGGGTGTCCATGATCATGTGTGAGGAAGAAAACGCGCAGAACCTCCCTGCCTGCTGTTCAACAGGCGCTATCGGGGAAGCCGCAAGGAACGCACATCATTTGGGAGTGAAGCATACGGTAATCGACGTGCGGGAAGAATTCTCGCAGAAGGTGACAAAACCCTTTGTCACTGCATATCTTGCAGGACTCACACCCAACCCCTGCGTCCTGTGCAACAGGTTCATTAAGTTCCCTGCACTGAAAAGAGAGGCAGACAGGCAGGAAGCTGAATATATTGCAACCGGGCATTATGCCCGGGTCCGGCCGCAGGGGATCAGCGGGGATCAGGCAGCGCAGCGCAGCGATGGGAGCCGGTTGCATGATGCGCTTTTTCTGGAAAAAGGGGTTGACCGGAAAAAAGACCAGTCGTATGTCTTGTATATCCTGAAGCAGGAAGAACTCGGAAAACTGATGCTGCCTCTGGGAGGGTACAGAAAGGAGGAGGTAAGGAAAATCGCAAGGGAGATCAATCTGCCCGGAGCGGAAAGGGACGAAAGCCAGGAGATCTGTTTCATTGAAAACAAACAGTATATTCCTTTCATCGAAAAACACGCGCATGTTGCCCGGAACCCCGGACCGATCAGGGATCTGCACGGGAACGCAATCGGCACGCACAGGGGGATATACGGCTATACCATCGGGCAGAGGAAAGGCCTCGGCATAGCGTCACCTTTCCCTCTTTATGTCATACAGATCGATGTCCGGAACAACACAATATACGCAGGTCCGCGGGATGCTGCAGCCAGCCGGGAGTTTCTTGTCAGCACCCTCAACTGGATTATCGATCCCCTGCATATCCGGTCAATGGAAGAAGGCGTTCGGAACGGGTTCATGTCATCAGAAAAACCCGTGAATACGACGTTCAGGGCATCTGTGAAAGTCCGGTCAACCATGAAAGAGCAGCCCGCTGTCATTCATATCGCAGACATCGACGCACACGGAACAGTGCGTGTGGTGTTCGATGAACCGCAGTGGGCGCCGGCACCGGGCCAGTCGGCGGTTTTTTATCACGGGGATATCGTGATTGGCGGTGGTGTTATTATATAA
- a CDS encoding 6-carboxyhexanoate--CoA ligase codes for MKNLWNIRMRASKNAGTKHTATGDRKEMHISGAEGLYLKKDMVQTVHHYLERALQHPKGKADTIVLTVERIKRKPREISALPVATIPCSTPSEGKKVVTNLLELLPISGNAIAAALDILQKGTMRGAALIAAESGRRLEPDNERGVRVSRLGISRPASALLSSGLSRLGIDTETVREALVLASKVAAHRDVIAEVCISDDPEYTTGYVASTQFGYVRIPHIKSRRSRSGGRAFFVKEKSVAARLIAYLERAPVIVAGVASFREACPIHEITDNPHK; via the coding sequence ATGAAAAACCTCTGGAACATACGAATGCGGGCCTCAAAAAACGCAGGCACGAAGCATACTGCAACAGGAGACAGGAAAGAGATGCATATCTCGGGCGCCGAGGGGCTCTATCTGAAAAAAGATATGGTGCAGACTGTGCACCATTACCTTGAACGGGCGCTGCAACATCCCAAAGGAAAAGCAGATACCATTGTGCTTACGGTCGAACGCATCAAACGAAAACCCAGAGAGATTTCTGCCCTGCCGGTAGCCACAATACCCTGCAGCACCCCTTCCGAAGGGAAAAAGGTCGTGACAAACCTGCTGGAATTATTGCCCATATCAGGGAATGCCATCGCTGCCGCCCTGGACATATTGCAGAAGGGCACGATGAGAGGAGCAGCACTCATCGCTGCGGAAAGTGGAAGACGGCTTGAGCCTGACAACGAGAGAGGAGTAAGGGTATCAAGGCTCGGGATCAGCAGACCCGCCTCTGCCCTGCTCTCGTCAGGTCTTTCACGCCTCGGAATCGATACCGAAACGGTAAGGGAAGCCCTTGTGCTCGCCTCGAAAGTGGCAGCTCACAGGGATGTTATCGCTGAGGTGTGCATATCCGATGATCCTGAGTACACAACCGGATATGTCGCTTCAACGCAGTTCGGCTATGTAAGGATACCGCATATCAAATCGCGGAGGAGCAGGAGCGGCGGAAGGGCTTTTTTTGTCAAAGAGAAAAGCGTTGCTGCACGCCTGATTGCGTACCTTGAGAGGGCACCCGTAATAGTTGCAGGTGTTGCTTCGTTCCGGGAAGCATGTCCGATACATGAAATCACTGATAATCCTCATAAGTAA
- a CDS encoding shikimate kinase, whose amino-acid sequence MKNIVLTGFMGAGKTAVGRELAGLLDMKLIDIDTEIEISEKMPISEIFEKFGEERFREIESAMVRRISGIPNSIISTGGGVVLRTGNMDVLRKHGFIVCLMASPETVLARTANSSDRPLLRVADPIGKIRELMHIRRPFYEKADIVIDTEDKTPLQIAEEIMEKIRMQ is encoded by the coding sequence ATGAAAAATATTGTCCTTACCGGGTTCATGGGAGCAGGCAAGACCGCGGTCGGGAGGGAACTTGCCGGCCTTCTTGATATGAAACTGATCGACATTGACACGGAAATCGAGATATCCGAGAAAATGCCGATCAGCGAGATATTCGAAAAATTCGGAGAGGAGAGGTTCAGGGAAATAGAATCGGCAATGGTGAGGCGGATATCAGGCATTCCGAACAGCATTATCTCGACAGGAGGGGGTGTGGTCCTGAGAACCGGGAATATGGATGTGCTCAGGAAGCACGGATTCATCGTCTGCCTCATGGCGTCGCCCGAGACCGTCCTTGCGAGGACCGCCAACAGCAGCGACAGACCATTGCTGCGGGTCGCAGATCCGATCGGGAAGATCAGGGAACTCATGCATATAAGAAGGCCGTTCTACGAGAAGGCTGATATCGTAATAGACACCGAAGACAAAACTCCGTTGCAGATTGCAGAGGAGATCATGGAAAAGATACGAATGCAATGA
- the aroB gene encoding 3-dehydroquinate synthase, with product MEKISVELGERSYSIAIGSNCLDGIGRELATFGLSPKIAVVSNPTVYALCGERVADSLRKAGFELLTVTIPDGEQFKTLSTLNQIYDELLKFRLDRKSALVALGGGVVGDITGFAASTYMRGIAYVQVPTTLLAQVDSSVGGKTGVDHELGKNMIGAFWQPSLVWIDVETLTTLPERELLAGLAEVIKYGVIYDEHLFGFLEAEKERIVNLDRSALIHIIKRSCEIKADVVSKDERESGLRAILNYGHTIGHAIETVTKYRRFLHGEAVAIGMHLEALLAGKLGLISGDQAARIKNLIESYGLPSEKPPDMKMQSIILSMQLDKKAVAGELKFVLPTKIGAVEICRGVTDTAVREVLQPGS from the coding sequence ATGGAAAAAATTTCTGTTGAGCTGGGAGAACGAAGTTACTCTATTGCGATCGGCAGCAATTGTCTTGACGGGATTGGCAGGGAACTCGCGACATTCGGACTGAGCCCGAAGATCGCGGTAGTGAGTAACCCTACAGTCTATGCGCTCTGCGGCGAACGGGTAGCCGATTCGCTCAGAAAAGCGGGCTTCGAACTTCTCACCGTCACGATTCCGGATGGCGAGCAGTTCAAGACGCTTTCCACCCTGAACCAGATCTACGATGAACTTCTGAAGTTCAGACTTGACAGGAAATCCGCGCTTGTTGCCCTCGGAGGGGGGGTAGTCGGGGATATCACCGGTTTTGCCGCATCGACCTATATGAGAGGGATTGCCTATGTGCAGGTGCCGACCACCCTTCTTGCGCAGGTTGACAGCTCTGTGGGAGGAAAGACCGGCGTTGACCATGAGCTCGGCAAAAACATGATCGGTGCATTCTGGCAGCCGAGTCTTGTATGGATAGACGTCGAGACATTGACAACACTTCCGGAGAGGGAATTGCTGGCAGGTCTTGCTGAGGTTATCAAATACGGGGTGATATATGATGAGCACCTGTTTGGGTTCCTTGAGGCAGAAAAGGAAAGAATCGTCAATCTCGACAGAAGCGCACTGATACATATCATTAAGCGTTCCTGCGAGATAAAGGCCGACGTTGTCTCCAAGGATGAGCGGGAATCAGGGCTGAGAGCGATACTGAATTACGGACACACAATCGGCCATGCAATAGAGACTGTGACAAAATACCGGAGATTCCTGCACGGAGAAGCGGTGGCGATAGGCATGCACCTTGAAGCCCTGCTTGCAGGGAAACTGGGACTCATTTCCGGAGATCAGGCGGCGCGGATAAAAAACCTGATAGAGTCCTATGGATTGCCGTCGGAAAAGCCGCCGGACATGAAAATGCAGAGCATTATTCTCTCGATGCAGCTTGATAAGAAAGCGGTTGCCGGAGAACTGAAATTTGTCCTCCCGACGAAAATCGGTGCGGTGGAGATATGCAGGGGAGTAACCGATACGGCTGTCAGGGAGGTACTTCAGCCGGGTTCCTGA
- a CDS encoding inorganic phosphate transporter yields the protein MLDLVFVVVFLAILFDISNGYNDAANAIATVVSTRVLKPLHAVLLAGFLNVLGAFMTTAVAKTIGKGVVDPTAITEGVVAAALLAGFLWNTAMTRLGLPVSASHALIGGLIGASISHGGLAILNTHGLTIIFLSLLLSPVFGILFGYVFMRFILALFGNLSTSSVNKYFGKLQIVSASFMAFSHGSNDAQKVMGIITLSLVSGGYLNSVEVPFWVILACAIAMGLGTALGGWKVIKTMGVSMLKLEPVHGFAAETSATVVILGASHLGLPVSTTHVIATAIMGVGSTKRLTAVRWGIGTKIIKAWIFTLPACAVASWLMYKVVAVLV from the coding sequence ATGCTTGATCTTGTCTTTGTTGTTGTTTTTCTCGCCATACTATTCGACATAAGCAACGGTTACAATGATGCAGCAAATGCAATTGCAACGGTTGTCTCGACCAGGGTTCTGAAGCCGTTACATGCCGTGCTGCTTGCCGGGTTTCTGAATGTCCTCGGGGCATTCATGACGACTGCTGTGGCGAAAACCATAGGCAAAGGGGTTGTCGACCCGACCGCAATAACCGAGGGAGTTGTCGCCGCCGCCCTCCTCGCCGGATTTTTATGGAATACTGCGATGACTCGTCTCGGCCTGCCGGTAAGTGCGTCTCATGCGCTCATCGGAGGTCTGATCGGCGCATCGATATCGCATGGAGGACTGGCGATTCTGAATACTCACGGGTTGACCATAATTTTTTTGTCACTCCTCCTGTCCCCGGTGTTCGGAATCCTGTTCGGATATGTGTTCATGCGCTTCATTCTCGCCCTGTTCGGAAATCTCTCCACAAGTTCGGTAAACAAGTATTTCGGAAAACTTCAGATCGTCTCGGCGAGCTTTATGGCATTCAGCCACGGTTCAAACGATGCGCAGAAAGTAATGGGTATTATTACGCTCTCGCTGGTCAGCGGCGGGTACCTGAATTCTGTCGAAGTCCCTTTCTGGGTCATCCTCGCATGCGCCATTGCAATGGGACTTGGAACTGCCCTCGGCGGATGGAAGGTAATCAAAACCATGGGGGTCAGCATGCTGAAACTCGAACCTGTACACGGCTTTGCAGCAGAAACCTCAGCGACTGTGGTCATTCTCGGCGCAAGTCACCTTGGTCTTCCTGTGAGCACCACCCATGTTATCGCCACCGCGATCATGGGAGTCGGCTCAACAAAGAGACTCACTGCCGTGAGATGGGGTATCGGAACAAAGATCATTAAGGCATGGATTTTCACGCTTCCGGCATGTGCAGTTGCCTCATGGCTCATGTACAAGGTAGTCGCAGTGCTTGTGTAA
- a CDS encoding diacylglycerol kinase family protein — protein sequence MKSLIILISNPVAKGSSDRKVAMASYFLQSKGFSVDVLFTGKKGDAERFAGEAIKKSPAMIVAAGGDGTLNEIANGVAGSDIPVAVLPLGTTNVLAKELGIPEEVKGALETAVRGVRRKVSLGRITCAGEPAGITRYFCLMAGIGFDGESVFRMNTAFKRISGKGAYVYSGFRTLAGFAPEKLAFSIDGKEYAGYSAIIGNISKYGGNFRITPDARMSDPFFYVCLFKGKKRIDLVRYVYGIFTDRHLKYHDVEYLKARHIEIRGSAHIQTDGDYLGKTPAEVEIVPGSLALVY from the coding sequence ATGAAATCACTGATAATCCTCATAAGTAATCCTGTTGCAAAAGGGTCTTCCGACAGGAAAGTGGCGATGGCCTCGTATTTCCTTCAGTCAAAGGGATTCAGTGTTGACGTCCTCTTCACCGGAAAGAAGGGGGATGCCGAGCGGTTTGCAGGCGAAGCCATAAAAAAATCACCGGCGATGATCGTCGCGGCAGGGGGGGATGGCACACTGAATGAGATCGCAAACGGAGTGGCAGGTTCTGATATCCCTGTTGCGGTGCTTCCGCTTGGCACCACGAATGTGCTTGCGAAAGAACTTGGCATACCTGAAGAGGTAAAAGGCGCGCTGGAAACCGCTGTCAGAGGCGTCCGGAGGAAAGTCTCTCTCGGCAGGATAACATGTGCGGGGGAACCCGCCGGCATTACCCGGTATTTCTGTTTAATGGCAGGTATCGGCTTTGACGGGGAATCTGTTTTCAGGATGAATACCGCGTTCAAAAGGATTTCCGGCAAGGGTGCGTACGTATACAGCGGCTTCAGGACTCTCGCCGGATTTGCTCCTGAGAAGCTTGCATTTTCAATCGACGGCAAGGAATATGCCGGATACTCTGCGATCATCGGCAATATCTCAAAGTACGGAGGGAATTTCCGCATCACCCCTGATGCGAGGATGAGCGACCCTTTTTTTTATGTCTGTCTGTTTAAGGGGAAAAAGCGTATTGATCTGGTGAGATATGTGTATGGTATTTTTACAGACCGTCATCTGAAATATCATGATGTGGAGTACCTGAAGGCACGGCATATTGAGATCCGGGGCAGCGCACATATACAGACAGACGGTGACTATCTGGGAAAGACCCCCGCGGAAGTGGAGATCGTGCCGGGCAGCCTTGCACTAGTTTACTGA